The following DNA comes from Solanum stenotomum isolate F172 chromosome 11, ASM1918654v1, whole genome shotgun sequence.
CAGTTGTCAATCACAGATATATAACTCACTATATTGGAATTAGTGCATTCTCGTGCAAAATGTCCTTCTTCGCCACACCTATAACAAGAACTAAGATGCCATGTACCACTAGTCTCCCCACGAGATCCTGTGCATGCCTGCATTGAACATGTGCAAGATGAAATTGCAGTATTCAAAAGGATTCCTGAACAAGGACAAGAGAAACACAGACCCCACACACACAGGAGTCATGACATTTCATGGCCATTTACTTACCAAACCGGTATGGCCTAGCAGACCACATCTGTAACAGGATATTTCACTCGGACCACCATCAGGGTAGCTTGCACAGCAAAGATGACCAAAACTCTTACAAATGTAACATTGTATTTCCTGTAGAGGTCAAGGTGAAAACAGGAAAATTGATGATTAAGCACAAAAAAACAACTCAATTTCAAGTTGAAGTTTCTTCAGCAATACCTTGAGATCATCAGCAGAATAGTTATTCCAGCATGACAATATATCATGCCCAGAATCTCCACATTTTAAACACATTCTTGAACTCTCAGATCCTCGTTGGTTTTTTTCAGGGCAATCCTTAGCACGATGACCGCCCTTCTTACAGATGAAACACTCTTTGCCCTGTTCATAATCAGCAGACTGAGATATATACTCTAAGACCAAAATTGAAATAGCATTGGAGTTTTAAGGTCCAGATAATATATTTGTTTCAAAATCCAGGATAAACCTAATTTCAAATAGGCGCTCCTCTCGGATATTCAGAATACTAATGTGCAATATACTTTGGTTAGCAAAGAACCTACCAATGCGGTCTGAACCTACCAAAAAGATTAACACAGAGAAAAAGTATGTGCAGTCATGCAATAGATGCAGTTCTATGATTCTACAACTTACAACAGTATCTAAGTAGAACACAATCATCATATACTTCACTGGTTCTACTGATGAACCATACCCTGCTAAGAAGACAGGAGGAGTAGGCGAGTTGATATAAATAACGTGTCAGATAAGGGAGAGGCAATGCTGAACTATGAAAAATGAAGGTGCTTTGAGGACTGAGGAAAAAGATAGAACTTATGATCTAGTTGTAATGTTTGGTCAGAAGTGGCAGCTTAGAAATTAGCAGCTAGCATTCTGGTTCAGCATAGTAGGTCTTACCCCTTTTTTGTGAACCTCAATTGCCAAGGAGTACACAGTTATTTGTATGGCTTCGTGAACATTCATTCACATCAGACATCGTTTCAGTAGGAAGTATAACTAATTCGCGCCAAAGGTCCAAATTTGAAGTCGACAAACATATACAGACCCTCTATACCTAATACCATTGACTTAGTGGTGATGTCTTTTGTTTATTGCACGGAAGTGCACGTCAAAACTGCTTGAGATCAAACTTTCCACTTAACCAATTCAACAATCGTGAGGAGCTAAACAAGGTGAAATAATCACAAAGGGGACACATAATAATGGCAGCTATTTCAACCACTAACCTTTGTACACTGTTTAGAATTATGATCAAAATTCCCACAAACAAAACATGGTTTTTTGCGTTTGGCCGAAGTACAACTGACTGTCGTATGACCCTCTTCACCACAATTATAACACGTCCCCCAACTGCTGTCTGGAGGATCAAAGTATCTGGGCCCCCGCTGAGATCATAGAATGAATAATAAAGATATAGACCAGCAAAGTCATTTAAGAGATTGTTTGGATTTGTGAAAAACAACAGTTCAAATCATATTACTTCAACTCACAAGAAGCCTTCGTAGGACAACGCCATTAGACATCTCAACAGGATTCTTTTCAGCTGCATTGTCAACAACATTCATATCTATACTAAccacattttcttcttctttcattcCATCCACCTAAAACAGTCAAGAAGATAAACGTACATATCAGTGATCAAGCTCAATTTTTTCTACCATTAGTAATtcattttccagatttccaaattaaatatgaaaacaaataCAGATTTAGCCTTGCAACTCattgaagaagaggaagattAAACTAACTTTTGTGTAAGTGATTTTTTGTTGACAAAAGATAAACCTCTCTTAAAGACTTACTTCGGGTTTCAAAGGAATGGGGTTACATAAGCTTTATTCACATCTTCTGTGATTATTGACATAATCAGAGAACAACTATCATCAGTAAACAATAGAAAGAACGAAGAGGAGCGACATATGGAACAAAAATGTGATGAAGAGGAGCgacatatgaaataaaaaagatgtGTCAAATTTTTGGTTGACCTTCTTTGTTAGGACGGCACAATTCTCTAAACTCACTGTATTGAGAGCTAAACATGTACAGTATCATATCAGAATGGTACTactagttaaaaaaataatctttaaaggATTTCTTTTGAACAGGAAACATCAGGACCAAAGTTCATCCCTGAAGGTACATTAGTGATCCAAATTATTATCAGTCTCTATTACGACTCAGTAACCACTGGTGCCTCTAAATCCAACACAAGTAAAAAATGTTATTACAATAAGGGtttctttttaagttttaactGCTTTAAGTCTTTATAATTCACTTCATCTTAAAAACTCTGTCCACTTATTTAACACCATTTGACTGGGTAGTAATTTGACATGTGTGCATTCAAATAGTAGGATGATAATCAAAAAGACAATAGGttcaaaacatgaaatcaaagtTCAAACTGGATAGCAGGAAGGATCTTTTATATATCTGAATAgtataatgaattaaaattcCTGAAAGTCGTGCAAAAAACAAGTATATAACAAAATGATCGCTATCTTAAAAATTATTGGACATCTCAAAAAAGAGAACTTGGAATGGAAAAGGTATAGCATTTCATCCATTCCTTCCTTTTCCTTCAAACAAATCATCCCAAGACACAATAACTTCTTTTAATGGTAAGTACTTGTCTATCAAGCCAAGGGTCTATCCAAAACAGCCTTTGGGTATGTTCTTGTCATTGTTAATGGTAAGAACTATCTTCTTTTGTAGTTATTTCGGTTTTCTACTTTTTTGTGAATAGGTGTCATTTCCTTACCGGTTTTCTATTAGCAGCTTAAACTATACCTCCACTCATGTTTATTGGTTTGAGAAAGATAAAACTTAATTGAACTGAATATTTATGCTGAAATTGGTGATCCAATAAGCAAAAACACAGTGGTGAATATAGAACATGCAAAAACGCCAAACAGCTAAATGTGCAGAAGCAAATTCACATTACCATAGACATATCACTACAGAAGCTCTGAAACCCCTTATCTATTCCAATTGACACCTGCTGAATAACAAAGTTAAGAAATCACATAAATCAATCAACTTCAAATCAAAACAATTAGTTAAGCTAATAAATAATGCATAAAACATCATCAATGCAATCTCACCAATTTTCAGACTAAATTTATCTACTTACAGGGTCTTCTGGAATCTCAAcattcttttccttcttcttcttcttcttctttttctctttctctttcttttccttcttcaaaTCTGTAACAACTACAACTTCGCCATTTTTAGTTGAGCACCCACGAAGCAAAGCTTTCTCAACAATTTTCAAGCTGAGATCTTCATTAGCTTCGacatcatcatcttcatcttcttcttttcttttcttacttCGCACTCTCTtagatttcttaatttttacCTCTGCTAATTCCTCTACCTCCATAACATCTGATTTTGCtgatttcttctccttcttctctcgCTTACCCATTTTTTTACAGTGAAATTCCAATCGATTTGGCTAGGGTTTAAGCGGAGAAGAAGGGAGCAGAGATAAACCctaatttcaaaaatccccAATTAATAAGAGTTCGAATGTAATTAGGGATTGTTGGGCCTTCGAATTTTTAATGGGCTTTTGGAGTGAAGTTAAAGTTTGGGCCAAGTGCACATAAAGCTACTTTGAGAACTATTTAAGGCATAgccaaattttatttgacaaTACTTATTGGAAGTTGTTGagtataaatttgttatatttctttagttatttatgtttgttataatttatattaattataagtGATGTGTAATAACTAacttatttgaatttcaagTTCTACATTAATTGACATCGTTATGTTATAAAAAATGGTGTTGTAATTATAGCTTCGTGACTCTTGAGCattgttgataaaaaaaagaggaagagaagggTTGGTATTACTTAATGATTACACGATTCGAATTAAGTCAGGGCTATAATGTGGACTCAGGACATCGggttgaaacaaaaaaaatagttaatgattgaaagtaaaagagaaattaagTTTGAATTATAAGTAGTGCTTTTCAAAATGGTTAAGTATATTACTCTCTTTATTCCTAATTAGTTGTTACTGTTTTAGATTCACGCTCCTTAAGAAGTTAGATAATTCTATCATTGTATACTCTTATTTGGTGTTCTTTGAAATTGggttttcaataaatgaacatcaattaatttattttgattattaatttgatcaatgaacatgaacaaattattacttaattttctTATGTTGGTCAAATTCATATTCTCAAAGCTAATAACTCTCAATGGTAAAATAGGGAGAATAATAgcatttatgcattgattttgttTAATGATTAGTACTCTCCCTAGTAcaacaatatttgtccactattgacttgacacacacattaagaaacaacaaaataataagagTATATTAGTACTCCATCTTTtgaatatgttaaatttaatgCTTAAGAAAATGTATTAGATATTGAGTAGTATTTAATAACAAAGGTAGGCGTAAGACAGACAAAACATGTAAAAcatctcttgatttttttaaaaatagacaagtattgttggacaactattttttaTACAGTGGGCAACTAAAAAAAGacgaaaataatattaaaaatatttatttttaataaaagtgaCATGAAAATAAGAACTGAGTGCGaatgtttttaataaaataaataggcATGACTTAATTAGATTTCTAAGATAAGATATTATTAAATGTCTTCTTATCCTCAGAAAGGTATGAAAAACATGGTGTATGAAACttctaaataatataaaaaaatatctcaatAAAGCAAAATGCACCTCAAAACCAAAATAGGAAAAACTATCAACGTGAAAATACCTATTAAGGATATTAAGATtagaattatttaaatttaaatttgattaagTACAAATAATTAAGGCCTAAGGAGGGTTAAAATGGCATTATGAGTGTTTTGTTAACCCAGATATTATTAAATGTCTTCTTATCCTCAAAAAGGTATGAAAATTATGGTGTATGAAACttctaaataatataaaaaacatCTCAATAAAGCAAAATGCACCTCAAAACCAAAATAGGAAAAACTATCAACGTGAAGATACCTATTAAGGATATTAAGatcataattatttaaatttaaatttgcattAAGTACAAATAATTAAGGCCTAAGGAGGGTTAAAATGGCATTATGAGTGTTTTGTTAACCCAGATATTATTAAATGTCTTCTTATCCTCAAAAAGGTATGAAAAACATGGTGTATGAAACttctaaataatataaaaaacatCTCAATAAAGCAAAATGCACCTCAAAACCAAAATAGGAAAAACTATCAACGTGAAAATACCTATTAAAGATATTAagatcaaaattatttaaatttaaatttacattAAGTACAAATAATTAAGACCTAAGGAGGGTTAAAATGGCATTATGAGTGTTTTGTTAACCCTAATCATAAAGGCACGATTGTAATTTGAATGCCTATATTACatacttaattttaatttacattAATGTAAATTAATGAGATgcatatatattcattttatcttccatgtttgttaatttattatttttttaatagtaaaaaTGTCTATATAATTATTGTCAAACACCTACAACAGTATGCCTAGTACCATAATATAACTTTTACTATTTGAGACTCTTCTATAATACttagacaaaaaaatataaaaatttatagaACTATACGGAAATCAAGACAAATCAAGATGATAGAatgatttcaaaaataataattttaattatataaaataaaaatgatataaaatcgtaaatacattaattttttgatattttgagaGCTTTCAATGTGATTTACGACATAATTTAAGAATCATATTTCAAATATCGTATTATTACATGTTGCTTCTTTTGCTTAAATTATCGTATAATCTATTtgtgtttattatttttctatgttatttgtaaaataatttctttactAATATATTTACTTTTCAAATCTACTTTGAAATGCTTTATCTATATCGAGGTTCGACATCATTCCGTTCATACTACATTCTACACTTATGAAATTACCATGAGTATACCGCGTTgcatatttaatcaaatataccaaaaaaataaaaaaataatttttttaaagtgaaaaaaaaatgataaaataaaataggtaaaaaatGTCAACTACCCAAAATaccctttctcctctttttgcAAACAATATTTTCTTTGGCCAGCTTCTGGCGATTTCCTATTTACAATTGATCTCTCGATTTCACTTTCAGTTTTCTTCTCAAAATTACAGCAAAATCAACTCAAAATTctcttcaatttcttcatcGAATGACCATAATGACTCCTGCTCCTACCGATGTAAGTCTCAGTATTTCTTGCCCTCTGTATGATTTTCTAGTCAGTATACACAGGCATGTTCGTTTggttgtttcaattttttttttgagttttagtttgttttgtgTGTTTAAAATCAGTTTAGGGCTTGTTTCTGCTTGTGGATTTTCGTTGATTTCAGTTTTTAGTTTATGTTTATTGTTTTAGACTGTATACAGACATGTATACATGTTCAATTGGCGGATTCAGTTTTTACTGGAGTTTTAGTTTTCTGTTTTAAAATCGATTTGGTGGTGTTTATGCTTCTGggtttttgttgattttgtttttttacttaCGTTGGGGTAGCAGGAAGAGGAGGAGATGCTTGTTCCGCGTTCAGATTTGGTATTTGAAGGACCTCAGCCTATGGAaggtaaaatttgaagtttttaatttctgggtttgtttttgttttttttcaacTATGACATTGCTAGGCTTTGGAGACATTGTACTGGGATTTAATGGTTCTATTAGGTTAAATGTTGGCAAATAGAGAAATGCAAGGGAAAAGGACGCAAGAAGGAAGTAATTTGCCTGTAATGATTCTAAGCGTTTGAGGGAATAGTTTTTTTAATGCTGTGGTGTCTAGGCTAGCTTATGCACatctcgactaattccacggtCTTTGTCCAACAAAGGCTAGAACAGATGGAAAGagatcacctagtgtttttgtcaCCTATTGGGATTTGAATCTGAGACGTCTCATAGTTCTTGAttcacttcattgaccactaggccacccTTTGATCAATTGAGGGAATAGTTTTAGGAGGAAATTGTGATTCcaccttgtattttttttatggttatTGAAACACCCTTGGCGAATCCCACATCTACGGGAGAGATGTTGGGTATATAAGAAAACAAGTCTTAGACCCTAGTTTTAAACCCGTGCAGGCTTAGGTCCAAAGCGGACAATATCACTAGTGGGCTGGGCTGTGACAAATATGGTATCACTTATGAGTGCCACTCTGCATGCGACCTTGAACAACGGTGAGGCAAATCTCAACAAGGACGTTGAGTCCCTAAAGAGTGTATGAAACACCATAGGCAAATCCCACATCAACAAAACATGGGAGAGATGCTGGGTATATAAGGAAGCAAGCCTTAGACCCTAATGACGTGTTTTAAACCCTTGCGGGCCTAGGGTCAAAGCGGACAATATCACTAGTGGGCTGGGATGTGTCGATGTGATAGTTGTACATTGTTGGTAATGGTGAAATCTCGTCCTTAAAGAATCCAAGGGTTATTAAGACGGCAGATTTCCTAGTATCTGTTTTGTTTGCCGTTTGTTGTATTTATATGTGCTGGAATATATGATTTCAGTTCTTATTTTGTATGATCATTGTGTTTTCACTATTTTTCTGATGGCGTGTTTGATGAGTGACGTGTGGGAAAATTGAAGATTCCTTACCTTTTGCAGTATTTGTTTAAAGTTAAACCAGAGCCACTTTGTTGTTTCCAGGGTATCTTAACTGTTCTGTTACATCTCTAGTGTCATGCTCATGTAGCATATGGGCATTTGTTCCATGAATATGTCTTTGCAGATATAGGGACCGGGGAAGGATTACAGACTGCATCTTAACCACAACCTGCCAAATTTTATGATATTCAGCCATCAGTTGATTGTTCACTATATATTATGCTAATTTCTTGAGAATGGGCTTTCAAGTTCTTTTCTAATAGTTCCTCCTTAATTGCTTGTTAGCACAAGCAGAAACCGGCAATGATGTGGAAAAGCAGCCACCAGAGGATCCTCAAACTTCAAGGTTTACTTGGAAGATAGAAAACTTCTCTAGGTTGAATGTAAAGAAACTATACTCTGACCCTTTTGTTGTCGGTGGCTATAAATGGTATTGTTAATCTCTCCATGCTACTTGCAAGTTTAAAGCTACTTCCATAATCCCATGATGACCTCTTTTCTGCTGTTTTTGTTTTGCCAGGCggattttaatttttcccaAGGGGAACAATGTTGATTACCTGTCCATGTATCTGGATGTTGCTGATTCAGCTAATTTACCTTACGGGTGGAGTAGATATGCCCAGTTCAACTTGTCAATTGTTAACCAAATTCATAACAAGTACTCCATCAGAAAAGGTACTTCAGTAAGAATCCAAAATTCTGATGATCTCGCCGATAATAGAAAACCAGTTTCAGTTGTTTACTTTATGGTGTGCTTGTGCCAATGCTTTTGTAGTCTTTACTATGACTTTGGCTGTTGGTTACCCTTGTATGCCATAAAAGAGGTGATATTTTATGCTATTCAAAACAGTGTCCACTAGAATAATTTGGTTTTGGGTCTTTTGGCTATACTTTGTTGAGGAGGCAAACATCATATTGTCTTTCTACTACCGATTCATTTAGATGACAAGTGTGAATATGTATCGCCATGTATTTGGTGCAACCTGATTAGCTCAATGCATCCCCNaaaaaaaaaaaaaaacagaattgCAATGAAAAACTTGTTTCTATAGTCATGGTCAGTAGCTACTAGAGTGGGGCCTGTTTGTTGAGGATCTCTTGACTAACATTTGTAAATAGGAAGTTATAAGTTCTATtccttaaaaatttaaatatcaaGTTTTTTTAATCTATGTACTCTTGCCTGCCAGTTACTGTTTTCATTTTCTGCTGCTTTGTGGATTGCTGCCATTTTTGCCTGCTGTGTGTAATTCTGTTGTGTAGAGCAGTGTACCCGATTTGGTCCTCCTCCTTCAGAGGTTAAAAGAAACTTTCTGTTGATAGGAAGAGAAGAATAGTGTAACTGATTCTTGAACAGAAATGATGTCTATTGGTTCTTCGTAAAGAACCTAAGAAATGAGAAGTCAAGAAAACGCAATGAAGGAAAACTACCATATACATAGCCAAGCTAGTTTTGTTACTCTCTTAGCATTCTGCCTCCGTATTCGAAAGCATGTCAGTGCAACCATAAGTTCTTCCTTTGCATTTGTGTGCAagttaatacaaaaaaaaaacccggCCCTTGATTCAATGGGACATATTTGGTTGAATTTCTTGAAGTTATGCTGTTTTGAGATAGTACAACAACTACACCTCAGTCCCATAGGGTTGGCTATATGAGTCCTCACTAACCATGTTTTTCCATTAAAGCTAACTCATAATATCATCgtactaaataaaaataaaagtgaaacataataaatatatattaagaaaataattataatagtaaaatttcattatatttttacaGGCATATAAATCTATGATAGGCCAAAATACTCCcagaaaaataaaaggtttaAAATCAATGTACTAACAAGACTAAAACCTATTCCCTACTAGTAGATAACAcctatatgaatttttttcttccattgcaCCCTATCTTTAACCAAGTCCACATTGATTCCAAGAAATTGTAGGTCTTTTGAGACAATTTCTTGCCATGTAATTTTAGGTCTATCTAATATCTCTTCAACAATTGCGCTCGCCATAGTTTCATACTTATGAACTTGTGTATTTGTAGGTCGACGTAGACATGACCAAACCATCTCACTCAACTCTCTAAACGACCTTTTCTCATTTTATCCTCAATATGTGCTACTTGTACCTTCTGGTGAATGTGGTAATTTTTAGTCTTATCTAATCTTGTATGACCACACATCAATCTTTGCATTTACATCTCTGCACCATTCATCTTCTGAATATGTTGGACTTTAGCAGCCCAACATTCACTATGATATAACATTACAACACACCATTGTAATCCCATAAGTGGAGTTTGGGGCAAGAATATCAACTAAGTCTGGCCCATGTAGGTCTCGAACCTGCGGCCTTTGCGTTATTAGCATGGCGCACTAACCAACAGAGCTAATGGGCCTTgccaaaatttattttactgaGCTAATTCTAACCACTATGACATTTAACATTTCCGgtgaaaaagttattttatgAAACTTAACTTTTACTTTGGTAGGCATTATTCTATAATGTAACACTTTGATAACACTTCCCCATTTCAATCATCTTCTTTAATTCTATGAATAACATACTCACAGTGCATGTTTTCAGTTTTACTTCTACGTCTCCTATAACCCTCACTCTCTAAAGTGCTTCTCCATAGTTTAAGCTTTTTTGACACCCTTGCTTTTTTCGTCAATTAACACATTAAAATCAACATATAACATGTAGCATGGGTGGGGCCTCATCTTGTATTGTATTGCTATTTTgagataggtattataaaaactATGGGACTAAGGTTCTTTGACAGTCATGTGACTCACATAATTGATTATTTCTAAAGGGAAAAATTAGCAGATAGAGAACGGAGGGAATGACAccaccaaaataaaaaagaaaaaaaaacagaacaccaccaccaccaccaccgaACTTGATAAGTAAATTTTGTCTCCTGTTATTTTCCTTACTTTTTATTTCTGCTTCTGTAAGAGAGACTAGGTGAGATCTGCGTTGCAACCAAAGTTCTTTTTGGTGTCAAAAATGTTTGTTTTGGTGAAAAGGGTATGAGTTAGACAACATTTATGTGGTTACTGAACTTCTTGTGCTTGGAATTGGTTGTGGCTTTAAAGACTCCCGTGAATGAATAGGAAATCTTTCTTACCCCTCATTTTGAGCATGGTAGATATATGTCATTCTCCCCATTTATGTTAAAAAGAAACTGTGCTGTCACAGAATGACCTGTTGAATCGATTGGATACCAAATTTAGCATCTCTTTTAATGTCTTTGTTGTCGATGTTTAAGTACTGTATTGTAA
Coding sequences within:
- the LOC125844984 gene encoding protein AIR2-like isoform X2, whose protein sequence is MGKREKKEKKSAKSDVMEVEELAEVKIKKSKRVRSKKRKEEDEDDDVEANEDLSLKIVEKALLRGCSTKNGEVVVVTDLKKEKKEKEKKKKKKKKEKNVEIPEDPVSIGIDKGFQSFCSDMSMVDGMKEEENVVSIDMNVVDNAAEKNPVEMSNGVVLRRLLRGPRYFDPPDSSWGTCYNCGEEGHTTVSCTSAKRKKPCFVCGNFDHNSKQCTKGKECFICKKGGHRAKDCPEKNQRGSESSRMCLKCGDSGHDILSCWNNYSADDLKEIQCYICKSFGHLCCASYPDGGPSEISCYRCGLLGHTGLACTGSRGETSGTWHLSSCYRCGEEGHFARECTNSNIVNKWNRESSTPKKKVFKERKENYEFQSAPHDYGKARKKNTEYGGGYASSYNTKQRAGWITYDPEDFPRSNGWRSPSTPGHKRARTSNVGSGDHSSVSYSSRKSNRLDFDDSTSYGSVKHNHHHRFSASRFGNSSHDGRRNYEW
- the LOC125844984 gene encoding protein AIR2-like isoform X1, giving the protein MGKREKKEKKSAKSDVMEVEELAEVKIKKSKRVRSKKRKEEDEDDDVEANEDLSLKIVEKALLRGCSTKNGEVVVVTDLKKEKKEKEKKKKKKKKEKNVEIPEDPQVSIGIDKGFQSFCSDMSMVDGMKEEENVVSIDMNVVDNAAEKNPVEMSNGVVLRRLLRGPRYFDPPDSSWGTCYNCGEEGHTTVSCTSAKRKKPCFVCGNFDHNSKQCTKGKECFICKKGGHRAKDCPEKNQRGSESSRMCLKCGDSGHDILSCWNNYSADDLKEIQCYICKSFGHLCCASYPDGGPSEISCYRCGLLGHTGLACTGSRGETSGTWHLSSCYRCGEEGHFARECTNSNIVNKWNRESSTPKKKVFKERKENYEFQSAPHDYGKARKKNTEYGGGYASSYNTKQRAGWITYDPEDFPRSNGWRSPSTPGHKRARTSNVGSGDHSSVSYSSRKSNRLDFDDSTSYGSVKHNHHHRFSASRFGNSSHDGRRNYEW